In Thermotoga sp. KOL6, the DNA window GGAAGATCCAAGGCCACTGGATCAAGTAATAAGAAGTCTCTTGAAAGAAGGATTCGTTCCTTCCTTCTGTACAGCGTGTTACAGAGCGGGAAGGACGGGTGAGCATTTCATGGAGTTTGCCATACCTGGTTTCGTCAAAAACTTCTGTACTCCCAACGCCCTTTTCACACTTCAGGAGTATCTCTGCGATTATGCAACCACAGAAACAAGAAAAGTGGGTGAAAAAGTTATTGAAAAGGAACTCCAGAAGATGAATCCAAAGATCAGAGAAAAAGTGAGAGAAGGCCTCAAAAGAATAAAACTCGGTGAGAGAGATGTTAGATTTTAAAAAAATACTCGAAGAGATAGCTGAAAAGTACGACTGCAAAATCTGGATTTCGGAAAAAATCGGAAAGAGGTGGTCTTTCTATAAAGATTTGAAAGCGGGGAGAGAAAAATTCCTCCCCGCGGTGCTCCTACTGGAAAATGGAAAATTTGGCGTCTTCGCTGAGGATTTTCCAGAAGAGAAAAAAGGAGAAGTGCTTCCTATTCTGAAGAGATTACTGGAGGGATTGCATGAAGGACATCATTGAGAAACTAGAAAAAAGAGAATTCACTCGCGACGTTTTAAAACAAGCTCTTTCCATAAACGACAAAGTGTTCAACGATGAACTATTCAAATTGGCTGATCAGATGAGAAAAAAATACGTGGGTGACGAAGTGCACGTGAGAGCCATAATAGAATTCTCGAACGTGTGCCGGAAGAATTGTCTCTATTGTGGCCTTCGAAGAGATAACAAAAATTTGAAAAGGTATCGAATGACCCCTGAGGAAATTATTGAAAGGGCGAAACTCGCCGCTCAATTCGGTGCCAAGACGATCGTGCTTCAATCCGGTGAAGATCCTTACTACATGCCTGATGCAATAGTAGAGATTGTGAAAGAAATAAAAAAAATGGGTGTGGCTGTAACTCTGAGTCTTGGAGAATGGCCGAGAGAGTTCTACGAAAAGTGGAAAGAGGCGGGAGCAGATAGATACCTTCTCAGGCACGAAACGGCGAATCCGATGCTTCATAAAAAACTCCGGCCGGACACCTCGTTTGAAAACAGAGTGAAGTGTCTTTTAACCCTCAAAGAACTCGGCTACGAAACAGGTGCGGGATCCATGGTGGGATTGCCGGGACAAACGATAGAAGATCTCGTCGATGATCTGCTCTTTCTCAAAGAACACGATTTCGATATGGTGGGAATAGGTCCCTTCATACCACATCCAGACACTCCCCTTGCCAACGAGAAAAAGGGAGATTTCGTACTCACACTGAAGATGGTCGCACTCACACGAATTCTCATACCGGACTCGAACATCCCTGCAACTACAGCCATGGGAACGATCGTACCCGGTGGAAGAGAGATCACTCTCAAATGTGGAGCAAACGTAATCATGCCAAACTGGACTCCTTCTCCTTACAGGCATCTCTATCAGCTTTATCCAGGGAAAATTTGCGTTTTTGAAAAAGATACCGCTTGCATACCCTGTGTGATGAAAATGATCGAGCATCTGGGAAGAAAACCTGGAAGAGATTGGGGCAGTAGAAAAAAAGTCTTTGAAACTGTATGAACATAGGTTAAAATATGATTCGGTACACAAACACAACAGGAGGCTCACTCATGAACACAGATGACATCTTGTTCTCTCACGGTGAAGGGGATATTCCTTTCAAAGCACTGTCTTTTCCCATCTTTGAGACGACGAATTTCTATTTCGACAGTTTTGATGAGATGTCCAAAGCGTTAAGAAGTGGAGACTACGAGTACGTTTACAACAGGGGGAGTAACCCCACTACAAGACTGGTTGAAAAGAAACTTGCAGCGCTTGAAAAGTGCGAAGATGCCCGTCTCGTCTCTTCCGGTATGAGTGCTATTACGCTTTCCATCCTTCATTTTTTGAAGAGAGAAGATCATGTGGTGTGTGTGAACGAGGCGTATTCATGGGCCAAAAGATTTTTCAGATACCTTTCGAAAAAATTTGATGTCGAGGTTACATTTGTGCCTCCCAACGCCGATGAAGTACTGAGAGCTCTAACGAGAAAGACGAAACTGATCTACCTCGAAAGTCCCACGAGCATGAGGATGAAGGTATTGGATATAAGAAAAATAACAAAAGTTGCAAAGGAGCAAGGAATAAAAACCATCATCGACAACACGTGGGCATCTCCTATTTTTCAAAATCCAAAAGAACTTGGTGTAGATATAGTGGTACATTCCGCAACGAAGTACATTTCCGGCCACGGTGATGTAATGGCGGGAGCGATAGCAGGAAGCAAAGAAGACATGAACGGGATATTTCAAG includes these proteins:
- the hydE gene encoding [FeFe] hydrogenase H-cluster radical SAM maturase HydE, coding for MKDIIEKLEKREFTRDVLKQALSINDKVFNDELFKLADQMRKKYVGDEVHVRAIIEFSNVCRKNCLYCGLRRDNKNLKRYRMTPEEIIERAKLAAQFGAKTIVLQSGEDPYYMPDAIVEIVKEIKKMGVAVTLSLGEWPREFYEKWKEAGADRYLLRHETANPMLHKKLRPDTSFENRVKCLLTLKELGYETGAGSMVGLPGQTIEDLVDDLLFLKEHDFDMVGIGPFIPHPDTPLANEKKGDFVLTLKMVALTRILIPDSNIPATTAMGTIVPGGREITLKCGANVIMPNWTPSPYRHLYQLYPGKICVFEKDTACIPCVMKMIEHLGRKPGRDWGSRKKVFETV
- a CDS encoding aminotransferase class I/II-fold pyridoxal phosphate-dependent enzyme, which gives rise to MNTDDILFSHGEGDIPFKALSFPIFETTNFYFDSFDEMSKALRSGDYEYVYNRGSNPTTRLVEKKLAALEKCEDARLVSSGMSAITLSILHFLKREDHVVCVNEAYSWAKRFFRYLSKKFDVEVTFVPPNADEVLRALTRKTKLIYLESPTSMRMKVLDIRKITKVAKEQGIKTIIDNTWASPIFQNPKELGVDIVVHSATKYISGHGDVMAGAIAGSKEDMNGIFQDEFKSIGSVLSPIESWLILRGLRTLEIRMKRHYENALVVSDFLFEHPKVLEVNYPMNPKSQEYELASSQMSGGSGLMSFRLKTNSVGKVKEFVESLKVFKLAVSWGSYENLVVPRAAYGDCPKEDVNLIRIHVGLGDPSKLVEDLEQALRKI